One genomic region from Flagellimonas oceani encodes:
- a CDS encoding VOC family protein, which yields MTPKRIWANLGVENVERTQEFYRALGIKQNGVPTKDLVSFLFGEDDFVIHFFEKEKLKTSLEGEMADLSRGNEIMFTLSAESKDEIHDWLDKVKKIGGSVRYDPRKDSKKFYDENGFYVGVFADLDGHLFNLFCNLNK from the coding sequence ATGACACCTAAAAGAATTTGGGCCAACCTTGGCGTAGAAAATGTGGAACGGACGCAGGAGTTTTATCGGGCACTGGGAATTAAACAAAATGGAGTTCCTACAAAGGATTTGGTAAGCTTTCTGTTTGGCGAGGATGATTTTGTGATTCACTTTTTTGAGAAGGAAAAACTGAAAACAAGTCTTGAGGGAGAAATGGCCGATCTGAGCCGGGGCAACGAAATTATGTTTACCCTTTCCGCAGAGAGCAAGGATGAGATTCACGATTGGTTGGATAAAGTGAAAAAGATAGGAGGGAGCGTTCGGTACGACCCCAGAAAAGACAGCAAAAAGTTCTACGACGAAAACGGTTTTTACGTTGGTGTTTTTGCCGATTTGGATGGACATTTATTCAACTTATTTTGTAATTTAAATAAATAA
- a CDS encoding SRPBCC family protein yields MEIQKFKITIEAAPEIVWKILWNDNTYRQWAAVFAEGSMAKTDWKEGSKAYFIGPDGRGMVSRIKKNVLNQRMTIEHLGVVEGGIENFESKEAKKWAGAGEEYTLEEIDGSTQLRVEMEMLEEYKDLFEEAWPKALEKIKELAESLP; encoded by the coding sequence ATGGAAATTCAGAAGTTTAAAATAACTATTGAGGCAGCGCCTGAAATAGTTTGGAAAATACTTTGGAACGATAATACCTACCGGCAGTGGGCGGCCGTTTTTGCAGAAGGCTCCATGGCCAAAACGGATTGGAAGGAGGGGAGCAAAGCCTATTTTATAGGTCCGGACGGGAGAGGGATGGTGAGCCGTATCAAAAAAAATGTTCTCAACCAACGAATGACCATCGAACATTTGGGAGTGGTAGAGGGCGGCATCGAAAATTTTGAAAGCAAAGAGGCCAAAAAGTGGGCCGGTGCCGGGGAAGAATATACTTTGGAAGAAATCGATGGCAGTACCCAACTTCGGGTAGAAATGGAAATGTTGGAGGAGTACAAGGATCTTTTTGAAGAAGCATGGCCCAAAGCTTTAGAAAAAATTAAAGAACTGGCCGAATCATTACCATAA
- a CDS encoding VOC family protein, producing MKVNPYLNFNGNAEEAFNFYKSVFGGDFTAVMKMSDAPDSDKIPAKEKDRIMHISLPISEDITLMASDILPSMGHSLNNGNNVYLSLHPNSKEEADRLFNGLSQNGHIEMPMADQFWGDYFGSFVDRFGVHWMINYNPEF from the coding sequence ATGAAAGTAAACCCTTATTTAAATTTTAACGGAAATGCCGAGGAAGCCTTTAATTTTTACAAATCGGTATTTGGTGGAGATTTTACGGCAGTCATGAAAATGAGCGATGCACCGGACAGTGATAAAATACCAGCGAAAGAAAAGGACCGCATCATGCATATCTCACTACCTATTTCCGAGGACATCACATTAATGGCGTCGGATATTCTGCCCTCCATGGGCCATTCCCTGAACAATGGTAACAATGTTTACTTGTCCTTGCATCCAAATAGTAAAGAAGAAGCTGACCGTTTGTTCAATGGACTTTCCCAAAATGGTCATATAGAAATGCCCATGGCCGATCAATTTTGGGGAGATTACTTCGGAAGTTTCGTGGATCGGTTCGGTGTTCATTGGATGATCAATTATAATCCTGAATTTTAG
- a CDS encoding DinB family protein, with product MEKTILKDYDSATSALVKLLSSLTDAELNRKPSENGWTAGQIGDHLCKSYNVSHILMGKVRETRRPPDQKLGEIRELFLNFDIKMDSPKAVLPANGPIDKENLLGRLQQKIQWVNKNCKDMDLSKTCLDFEIPEYGPFTRLEWIGFNTVHTRRHVHQLEQTIKILKNDT from the coding sequence ATGGAGAAAACCATTTTAAAAGATTATGATAGCGCAACATCGGCACTCGTTAAGCTACTTTCCTCACTGACCGATGCAGAACTCAATCGCAAACCGTCAGAAAATGGTTGGACGGCCGGGCAGATTGGCGATCATCTGTGTAAATCGTATAACGTATCCCATATTTTGATGGGAAAGGTTAGGGAAACCCGGCGACCACCGGACCAAAAATTGGGAGAGATACGGGAACTCTTTTTAAATTTTGATATAAAAATGGATTCCCCCAAAGCAGTGCTACCTGCCAATGGGCCTATTGACAAGGAAAACCTTTTGGGCCGTTTACAGCAAAAAATTCAATGGGTGAACAAAAACTGTAAGGATATGGACCTATCAAAAACCTGTTTGGATTTTGAAATCCCGGAATACGGCCCGTTTACCCGTCTCGAGTGGATTGGCTTTAACACGGTGCATACCCGCCGCCATGTCCATCAACTTGAGCAAACCATTAAAATATTAAAAAATGACACCTAA